The following are from one region of the Aequoribacter fuscus genome:
- a CDS encoding cell division protein ZapA — MNKPSGVTINLLDKQYQIACPDEEREDLTLSARYLDQQMRNIKASGKVVGLDRIAIMAALNISHELLKLSREHKASLEQAQDPVDSASSAKLCEKIEEALYELRQLKIS; from the coding sequence GTGAATAAACCTTCCGGTGTCACGATTAACCTGCTGGATAAGCAATATCAAATTGCCTGCCCAGATGAGGAGCGCGAAGACTTAACGCTATCGGCGCGCTACCTTGACCAGCAAATGCGCAATATCAAGGCATCGGGCAAGGTCGTCGGCCTGGACCGTATTGCGATCATGGCGGCCTTAAATATCAGTCATGAATTGCTCAAGCTCAGTCGCGAACACAAAGCGTCATTGGAGCAAGCGCAGGACCCCGTAGACTCCGCGTCATCAGCAAAACTGTGCGAAAAAATCGAAGAAGCTCTGTATGAGCTACGTCAACTAAAGATTAGTTAA